The Hippocampus zosterae strain Florida chromosome 2, ASM2543408v3, whole genome shotgun sequence genome contains the following window.
aattgaaaaaaaaattcacaagtgttttttcagatttcattgaatttttttttttacttaagaaGTTGTTGGTTTTCAAGTTATTCTCGGGACCGACATCAACATAATTTTCTAAATAAAGCAGTGAATGGGTAATATCATTCTTTTCTGAATTGGTTTCTCATTGGCATTTATGATCGACCCCTGGTTCTTGTTCCTCCATGCCGCTGATTTcccctgtttttttcccccacatgaAAAGATCCTAAGATTTCAATAATTCAAAATCCCAACCACAGTTGACCTTTTTTGCCATATTACTGGTAACATATTTTCTGCTGCGGTTTAAGATaatataagaaaacctttatttgtcccacaatggagaaattcccactttaTAGCAGCAAAGTAACCAGCCTATTTTGAGGAAGAATGTAGAAGAAGGTACTGAGATATTCTAATATATTCTCAAGTGTTTGGAGTAAAAGTGAAAAGTAGTCAGGTAAATTAAATACTCAAGGAGAGTGCAGCTATAGTACCTACCTACCTATAGTACCTACTTGAGTACAGTTACAAATATGTGGACTTCTTTGTTAATCCGAATAATACTTCCCACTCCTGAAAACAGTCAAATGACAAACTGTAAGTACAGCAAATCCATTGTGCACCATTCACACCTTTGACCCGTACTGTATCTTTACTATAGTAACTCTGCTGTGCTGTTTGTGTTTCTTTAGAGCAATTTCCCGTTATGGTGAACCAGGTTCAGCAAGGCGATGGCAGCTGCCAGTCATGTAAGAGTGACTCCAGTGGGATGGGCACCAGCGGCGGGGAGAGCTCCAAGGAGAGCTCCCGATGTTCCACGCCAGTGCTGGACTCAGATCGTTCAGACAGGCTGCGAGacaagatgaggaggaggatcgAGTCCGGGGACCACTGGTTCTCTCTGGAATTCTTTCCCCCTCGAACGGCCCCAGGTGCGGTGAATCTCATCTCGAGGTATGCGTGTCAGTTCCTTGTTCTGTATTCATACTGTCTGATATTAGCAAAGCACTTTTCATATGCAGGAGAGAGTGTTGAGCTCCAACAGTCACCATTATATAACCGTGAAATTCGCTGCGCAGGTGATTTCAAGTACACACCGTTTTAATatgtaagtttttttactttgtaaaatTAAACTGTGCTTTCAAAGATTGCTGTAGTtttttcaggggtggggggttgttttaCTGCATAAAGTTTTGTACTTCGGCTCTTGTCATTAGTATGAGATAACCATTTTTTAACCCTTCAAATTCCAATTTGTCTGCACAACGTGCAGCCCATGGACCATTTTTAGCTCATCCACTATCTCTGACTGGGCCTCGCAGTCTTtataaagtcaaaataaaacttaaaaTATTTAGATCTTTTATTTGTGGGCTGTACAAGTGAGCAAAAACAACTAACCTGTGTCTTCAGTGTCGCAGACTGAGCCACAGGGTTCTCATTTCTGTCATTGTGGCCATAAAGTTTTATGTATCTCACTGTGCTATTTTAGTAACCTGACTTCGGACTACGGCTGgaaactagcatttatgctaggTCTGGCACATTTACCCTGCCTAAGGATACAATTTGATGTAAAGAATATGTTGTAGAGATATTTTTAGAAATCTGAAGTTTAAAAAAGATCTGACAAAAAAATTCACACCCTCGATTAGTTTGATTCCATTTGCATTACCCGTAAAGTGGTTCTTAAAAAGTAAGTGAGGGGATTCAAATTGCCAACATCGAGCCCAGAGGGTTACAACAAAGAAAAGCCACTAAGTTTTGACATGGATGATGACCTCACCAAGTTCTGTGCTTTAAAGGTGTTTTTAAAATTCGTTCTTAGTTTATTCCTTGACCTCTGGGATTTGAGATCTTGCAATGTAAAAGTCTGCTGTCATTgagggggtgggaaaaaaaagtcctactAATGTGTCAGAATCCAAATGCTCTTTGGAACAAATCATAaaacatatcttttttttttaaatagcttatAGCACAGGTGTGTGATGAGCTCCTCATTTGAATCAAAACTCAGGAGTATTGGATCTAAGAATGTCATTCCGTCTTCAGATTTGACCGTATGGGCTCCGGCGGGCCACTCTTCATTGACATAACATGGCATCCCGCTGGAGATCCGGGTTCCGACAAGGAAACGTCGTCCATGATGATTGCCAGCACAGCAGTCAACTATTGTGGCCTGGAGAGCATCCTCCACCTCACCTGCTGcaaccaaaacaaagacaagatcACTGCCTATCTGGCCAAAGCGAAGCACCTGGGCCTGAAAAACATCATGGCTCTCAGAGGAGGTAGCaaagtcatttattttgtgatgtggCTCTCTCGGCATGTACATTTTTATCTCTTAGAATTTGATGGTTCACATTCCTGTATATCTACAGACCCAGTGGGTGCAGActgggaggaagaggaaggttgCTTCAACTATGCCATTGACCTGGTGAAACACATCCGATCAGAGTTCGATGACTACTTTGACATATGTGTCGCAGGTATGACCTCATCTTATAAAAGAGATTCTCGCTGGTCATTGATGACAAATGTGTGTGCCGCAGGTTATCCCACTGGCCACCCTGAGGCAGAAAGCTATGAGGAAGATCTGCGACATCTGAAGGAGAAGGTGGATGCCGGAGCCAACTTTGTAATCACGCAGTTGTTCTTCAGGGCGGAAACGTACCTTAAATTTCTTGATGACTGTCGGGCAGTTGGGATCACGTGTCCCATCCTTCCTGGCATCTTCCCTATTCAGGTAACAGCTCACATACTGATGGTGGTCATTTAATATCTAACATTTTGGTTATGAATTGCAATAGAATGCAACAGGCCTTCTTTGGGGGGAGGTGCAACCGTCTCGCTGAACTGTTAGTTTATGCAAAATAGAAGCACGGAAAAGAGGCGTTGAAATCTGCTTTAACAGGCGGTGTAAAGGGGCTATAATTGAAGTAAGTTGGCACGAAAATGATCCTGTTCAGTTTGCGTCATGCTGCGGTGAGTGAGAAAAGtaagaaaaaagtatttcatgGCATTACAATAAAAAGTTTGTTCCTGCTTTAACCTGCAAGTCGTTTCATGTTGATCATATGGTCACATGACTCTGGAGTTGAATTGTATTTGTCTTCAGGGCTACCAGTCTCTGCGTCAGCTTGTCAAGCTTTCAAAGTTGGAGGTGCCGGAGGAGATCATGGAAGTCATTGAGCCCATCAAAGACAATGATGCGGCTATTCGGAACTATGGAATCCAACTAGCGGTGGAGATGTGCAGAGTGTTGCTGCAAAGTGGCAAAGTACCCGGTTTGCACTTCTACACTCTCAATCGAGAAGTCGCCACCCTGGAAGTCCTCCGGCAGCTCAGCCTGTGGGTGGAGGACCCGAGGTGAGACATCCCTGTAGCTGCCAAATATTTTGAACCAAAAGAGAAATGTGGCACACtttgttttgctatttttcTTAAGCTGAACTCAAAACTATTCTGAGCACACCAAAGGCCTAAAGCTGTGATGGTGTGCTCTTCTTCTTTGCTGAGATAGTCCATCCATCACACAAGTGTGACGTGTCAAAGTACTGATTAGAGAGTGTGATTGTTGCACTTGCGCTGTAAGCTGCCCACAACCGAAGCCCACAATTCAAAAccaattaaatttaatttaattcaatACCAGTACGTGTGTTCAATCTTTGAGGACTTATCCATACCAAGTACCGATACTTCAAGTACTTTTGATGTATCAAATTTCGATTtccacaatgacaaaaacattgtgaACAAAAGCTTTCTTTCTAACGCAAGCAGGTGAGGATTTGCTGACGTGTCAAACTGCCTCACTACGGCGCCAACTACTGCCGAGGTGGACTTACTCcagatcaaatgtttttttctcttaagtATCGGTGACCTGTATCAGCTTCCTCCATGAGTACACAATACCTAAAAGTAAGACCTTCATCGGCCTGATACCTAGTATTGGTTCTTGCACCATTTCTACGAATCAGCATGTTCATATGCTACACCTGTGCAGTGGCCAGATTATTTAATCAAGCGCTCActaacacagacagacacagctTTGTGAAAACACATCTTTGAGAAAACTGGGCTTTGAGCTGTGCATTCAGCTCCTGAAAAGTTGGAGCAAAACCAGAAGTGTAATTTTGTTCCTTGCGTGTCAAAAAGATCCTCGATGCAAACTACAGATTCTTCCCTTTGCATAGCCCGCACTGTTGTCCAAAGACGAGCTTGTTTTCTCTGTCAGACGGCCTCTTCCTTGGGCAGTGAGTGCACATCCCAAGCGAAAGGTCGAGGACGTGCGACCCATCTTCTGGGCATCCAGGCCCAAGAGCTACATCTACAGAACCCAGGAGTGGGATGAGTTCCCAAATGGCAGATGGTAAgatttttgtcagtttttttttttaatccaagttGGAGGATGAAAGGAATGTGATATATTATTGATTGCTTTCTGTATCAGAAAAAAACCCTAGCTTGAAAAACAGAAGAAGGATCATGCTGTTGTTTTTCCTACTAGGGGTAACTCCTCATCTCCAGCTTTTGGTGAGTTGAATGATTACTACTTGTTCTACTTGAAGAGCAAGTCATCCAAAGAAGACTTGCTAAAGATGTGGGGAGAGGAGCTGAAGAATGAGGCGAGTGTCTATGAGGTTTTTACCTCCTACATCACAGCTCAGCCAAATCGAAGCGGACACAAGGTAGATGGATCCCTTTACAGCACCTCTTTGTATCTGTCTTATACTTTAGTGTTTAGCTCACGCAGAAGCCCACGTAAAGGGAGGAGGCGCAGAAAGATCACATTCAAGTATTGTAATGCCCTCAAATTTTGCCCGTTAAATGAGTGGGACAAACATTCCAACACACTTATGTAACACATATTTCAGGAATCTTGATAGTGTAAACGTGCTTCAAGAATGTCGTGGGCCACactttggccacccctgctctagaggcCCAACGCCAGCCACACAAATCAAGTGCTAAGCATTCCTCTTTGTCAGGTGATATGCTTGCCTTGGAATGATGAGCCTCTGGCCCAGGAAACCAACCTACTGAAGGACGAACTGGAGAAAGTGAATAGACGAGGCGTGCTAACTATCAACTCTCAGCCCAACATCAACGGCAAACCCTCCACCGATCCAATAGTGGGCTGGGGCCCTCCCGGAGGCTACGTCTTTCAGAAAGTACAACCACTTGATCGATGAAACGGGTGT
Protein-coding sequences here:
- the mthfr gene encoding methylenetetrahydrofolate reductase: MVNQVQQGDGSCQSCKSDSSGMGTSGGESSKESSRCSTPVLDSDRSDRLRDKMRRRIESGDHWFSLEFFPPRTAPGAVNLISRFDRMGSGGPLFIDITWHPAGDPGSDKETSSMMIASTAVNYCGLESILHLTCCNQNKDKITAYLAKAKHLGLKNIMALRGDPVGADWEEEEGCFNYAIDLVKHIRSEFDDYFDICVAGYPTGHPEAESYEEDLRHLKEKVDAGANFVITQLFFRAETYLKFLDDCRAVGITCPILPGIFPIQGYQSLRQLVKLSKLEVPEEIMEVIEPIKDNDAAIRNYGIQLAVEMCRVLLQSGKVPGLHFYTLNREVATLEVLRQLSLWVEDPRRPLPWAVSAHPKRKVEDVRPIFWASRPKSYIYRTQEWDEFPNGRWGNSSSPAFGELNDYYLFYLKSKSSKEDLLKMWGEELKNEASVYEVFTSYITAQPNRSGHKVICLPWNDEPLAQETNLLKDELEKVNRRGVLTINSQPNINGKPSTDPIVGWGPPGGYVFQKAYLEFFTSSENVSALLEVLKKYEPRVNYHIVNVRGRNLTNAPDMQPNAVTWGIFPGREIVQPTIVDPVSFMFWKDEAFALWIEQWAKLYEDESPSRMIIKYIHDNYFLVNLVDNDFPLDNCLWQVIDDMFEQLDASSQSPLHEVSS